The Aeromicrobium tamlense nucleotide sequence CCGACGAGGTCCATCGAGCCCGAGCCGAGCATCCGGATCGTGGCGGGCAGGGAGGCGGCGCGGGCCCACGCGTCGTAGCCGGGACCGCTGCCGATGAAGGCCGGGTGGGCGTACGTGGCGGCGCCGAGGCCGGCCAGCGGCGCGTCGGCGATCGGCGCGAGCGGCTCGCCGTTGCGGGTCGTGGGAACGTCTGGCCCGCCCACCAGCACGGTGCCGGAGGCGTGGTGAGCGACCGCGCCCAGCAGGACCTCGTCCCCCTCGGCCAGCGCGATCGCCGAGCACCAGTAGTCCGAGCCCGTGGCGAAGTTGTAGGTGCCGTCGACGGGGTCGATCACCCAGCGGCGCCCCGACGTGCCCTCGCGCGCCGTGCCCTCCTCGCCCAGCAGCCCGTCCCCGGGGCGGTCCCGGTCGAGCCGCTCCACCACGAGGGCTTCGGCGGCGAGGTCGGCCTCGGTGACGACGTCGGACACGTTGGTCTTGGCGCGGGTCGCGAGGTCGCCGGTGTCACGGATCCGGGCGGCGAGCGCCGCGGCCTCCACGACGAGGTCTCGGGCCAGGGTCACGTCGTCGGGTGTCACGCTCACGCCTCC carries:
- a CDS encoding inositol monophosphatase family protein → MSVTPDDVTLARDLVVEAAALAARIRDTGDLATRAKTNVSDVVTEADLAAEALVVERLDRDRPGDGLLGEEGTAREGTSGRRWVIDPVDGTYNFATGSDYWCSAIALAEGDEVLLGAVAHHASGTVLVGGPDVPTTRNGEPLAPIADAPLAGLGAATYAHPAFIGSGPGYDAWARAASLPATIRMLGSGSMDLVGVATGRLGCWFQHSTPDWDWLPGTALVAGLGGAAERLDAHGLTWSVAGPPTAVRELSAALRGEA